GTCATTATATATGAGATAGGAACATTAAATTTGGACTGATAAGGCCTAGAGGCCCAAAAGATTCAAAGTTGTGTAGTGGCATACAAGCTAAGCTTAAAGGCccaatttgatatatatatatatatatatatatatatatatatatatatatatatatatatatatatatatatatatatatatacatggtttaaaaatatataaatatttattaaaagtaAGCCCATTAATTTGGGCTCAAAAGGCCTGTcgaaaattgagttaaaaaaaattcatgtaaaCTCACAAAATTGCCCCAATTTGAAGCCCAAACTCGCCTAACCGACGAATTCGACCCTTTCAACTGATGACCCGAACTGCCGGGTCTGACCCATATATTCGGTCGGTTGCGGGTCACATTTTTGGTAAGTCGACCCAGTCGGGTCAAGTCAGTGTCAAGCCCAAACCCAACCGAACCCAACCCATGGACAACCCTAGTCAAAATAGTGagaaaatgttatttttcaaCATCATTTTCAAATAGCGATTTGagcatttttgagttatgattaCTTTTGAATTATTGTGAACTCTTTAATTACCTTTGGTTAATAtatgtcaagctcatcattggggCTAAGGACCAGAGGTTATTAACGAGTACAAAATGAGATATCTACACTATCACTATGAAAAATCTGGTTCAAAACATGTCTTTCATGTATTGTAGTACAACTTGATTCCAGGTTACTTTTACttaatgatttttaaaactttatatgtgtttatctatttttatattttaaaatttctatttatgCTTTGTGTTATTTCTTCGTATGCGGAATTCCTCCCATATCCTTTTAGATCATATAATTTAAGATTCCTGTGAACTTTCTCTTAGAATTCCTCCTATATCTTTTTAGATCATAGATAATATTTAGCTAAATTAGATCTATCAATCTAAATTCCAATGTAAGTCTATCTTTACttaaattctttttcattttttttaaacgttgAAATTTGGATTGATTTTTGTTAATGAATTGGGAGTTTGGCTTGTCCAATATTTTAAttactaaatttattattatttttcatattttaattaatatatgtgTTCTTAAAGGCTaaagcataatataattagagaCATTACCCAAATTGTATAAGTTAGGGTGTTaaccatttaaataaaattaatacttGTTGGTGCTCATTTTCGACAAAAGGGCCCAATGAAAAAGGTggagaaagaaagcaaaaaagtaaaGACCATTGGGCCAAAATGGCAGAAATGATGGTCCACAAGCCCACAAAATAATAAGTGGTCTCAAAGAAAGCAAACGGGCCGAGAAAGCCCTAAAGAATGAAGTAGTAAACTCATAGGAATCATAAGAAATGGAAAGAAAGCAAAACCGGCCGGAGGagcccaaagaaagaaattagtaAACGGGATTGGTTTGAAAGGCTAATAAACCCAAAGGCAAAGGATGTGATAATTGGGCTAGGGAAGCCCAAAGGACTtagcaaaagcccatgggaatgaAAGAGGTAAGAACGAATAGAATGGGTCAAGGATGCCCGAAAAATGAAATgagccaaggatgcccaaagaaTGAAGTGGGCCGAGAAAGCCCATGGTGTTGAATGGACTAGCCTAGCAGGAATGCTGGGTAGTGAAGACTAAAAGAATGAATACTATGAGAAATTGGCATGGCAGGCATTACAGCCCGCAAGCCCAGAAGTAATAACAAGGCAAGGAAGGGGTGAATGATACCATAGCAAGAACAATGCAGTGGCGTGATAGGAGCACCAGCCAAGCCACGAACAAATGATAAAAAGGGAACATGGGccaaattaaagaaaagaaagcccataCCCAAGCAATGACCAGCCTGAAGAAGATCATGGGATGCAGAGAATGAAGACCCAAGAACTCATTCACGTCGCAAGAGTTAAACAAACACCAGAGCGTGCAACAGGATCAAACAAGCCTGAAGGCCATGGCAAACGCATAAGAGCCAGAAAAGCAATGAACTCATATGGAAGTGAGGCATGCACACAAAGCTCAGGCACCACTTACccgtacccagccaatacatgGTATGTGGGCCACGGGTCAAAGGTAAAAGAGGGTGTGGCTTGGTGATGAGGAGAATGAGGAGCCTATTTTGGGGTTCCCACTCAAGATTTTTTGGGGGAAGTGTCCTGCTAGAATGACATATCATCCAAAAGAGGTAAACATGAGTTGGAGCCACTAGATACACGCTTTAGAGGTTGGTAAGGGAAAGGATTAACCCTTTATCCAGCTAGGAGCGTTAAGGGagagtaaaaacaaaacaaaattacttttatCTGGGAATGAGGCGTGGCACAGCTAACATAGTATAGTGGTGGTGGATGGGTAGCCGGCAGACCAGTAGGCAGTCTTGGAAGGACACTTACAATAGGCCAAAAGCGATTAAGGTGTTAAAATGGCAAATCCAATCACAACAGGCAGTATAAAAAGCCATAGACATATACAGTGAAGGGGAGAAGAAAATAAGGGGGAgagtgaaaaaggaaaaaaaaaaaaaaggaaagaaaacagagaagagaagtagaagaaaagaaagaaaacaaaaaaccaagagCAATGAAGAAAACATGAGTGATAGGAGTAAAAGCATGCTCAATAGGTCACccacttctctccctctcaatagcCCACTCTCTAATGAGTCAAGAATCTGAGATTAAGTCATCTGGGTCTGTTTTCCAAAGTGAATAACTTCTACAGTAGGATTTTCCTTTGAGGTTGCCCACATTGGAGACTGGTTCCCCTTTTGGGCTTGAATCTACTAAGGGGTTAAGTTCATTCCTCTAGCAAACTACTCCTCTTTTCCTTTGCCATGGTTGACTAATGATTAATATGACATCTCATTATTAACTTATTCTTGTCGTAATCGTGTTCTAATGCTTCTTCCTTTGTGGAATTATTCATGTATTATTATTAGCAGAAAGTATTTTAGTTAAATATGTTTTAGTTATCCTGTTGTATTGTATTCTCCTGCTATAACACTTGTAACAGTTATTCATGCTGTAAGCACGTGAACATACTCAAGATTCCTGCCAAGACACGTCAACATAAGAAGGACTCAACTTGTGCACAAGCTGGTCTAAAGTGTGTCTCAGTTAGGCCAGTCCCGACTCCCTACTCCAGAATCATGGAGCCGTGGCACAGCAGGAGCAATCCAGCCTAGGACGCAAAAAGGTCCACCACAATACTGAAACAAAtgatttaaatatcaaaataagacTTAAAAGTGAAAATTATTTTAGGTGTACATatacaattgattttttaattttaagtttaggATTAATTGTTTTAGGATAACCTTATTTATGCAAGTATTAGAAAAGGTTTAACTGCTTGAGTTCAAATCAACCTCCTCATTAATAAATAaggaattataaataaataaaaacaattagaaaagtttttattgatcattttaattagagatattatatataaggacaaatatacaaaattatgcattttatataataataatcattcaTTTAGTTAGAAACTAGTTCTAAAATTATGTAATGATAACTCATTTAGTTattatttctcatatatatatatatatacacacacacaaagagaaTTCATAACTAAAACCATGTAGCGCTTGAGACTTTCACTAGTTGTACTCAAAAGCTGGTTGGTGCTCACAAACACTTGAGTCTTTAGGATGAaacattcaattaaaattccaaTCCCAAACAATGTATGTTCTAGCTGTTTAAATGCTATTAGACCATTTTGCAAGTTCAGATCGATTTTCTTATTGGTTTAGTATGAATCGACCAAAATGAACCTACCTGGGCAATGATCATCTATTAATTATGCCCACTATTTAATAATATGTTGGGAGTATGAGTATGTTAGCCTTGTTAGGTGCATGGAAACTACAAGGAAATTAAACTTAAAGCAACACCAACAACAAATAGAGCTTAATTCCATCAAAATACATGACTGAAATCGTCACAGAACATTCCAGCtgagaaaataattataatacaaAATGCAGAGAGAGAACTCAGAGGCTGACAGTAGCATTGTTAATACTGTCTAAGCCCTGCACTAATCTTCTCTTTGCAGACTTGGTTCTGTAACACCAGACCTCAAATGCCTCAGTCAAATCAGGAAACCGAAGTTGCTCGGTTTTCATCCAGTCTGCCAGAATATCAGCCTGATCATTTGATGGCAATGACAGTATCAATGAGACTATTGCCCCCTCAATGCTCTGGCAAAGGTCTTCAGTCATCATGTAAGGAAATTCTGTATCCTCATTACCCTTTGAATCCAAGATGGGTTTTATCATTCTTATATAAGGGAGCCATGTCTTTAGCAACTGCACCCGACATGGTGCTGGAAGAATCACATTGCCATAGCCAACTGCTTCCAAGACTTTTCCGGTCACTTGTATCAACTTTACTTTCAAACCCCACATAACACACGCAAGTTTCTCGTCTTCAATGATCCCTAAAACACGCACAGAGATTTCAGCCCACTTGAACACAAAGTCCTTCATTAAATCCATCTTGGGAAGTATGTTACACATCCATTCAATATCAGATAAGGTCTGCAAAATTTTATCCTCTGCTGTATCACATACAAGGCTGGACTCCAAAAGGAGTGACGATAACCCGTTCTCAAATGATGAACAAATGTTGGAAAGACCAATTCTTACCACCGATTTTACTTCATCATCAGCTGTAATTAATGGCATATCTTCATCTTCCCCCAGCATGAATTCAACTTGTTCTTGAGCAGAAGTCTTGAGCTCGTCTCCAAATGGAGGACATGGTCTGCCAATGGACATGGCAAAACGAACTGCAgaaacaaaaacattttttgtagCACTTGCATCTACAGGTTGGATCCTGGCTAATATGGGCGTGGCCATTGGACCCAGTTTAGCAACTGCTTTTATAATTAGTTCCTCTTCCTTGTCGTCCCAAGGAACAGCCTCCAAGTACTGGGTACAGCTCTGTGTGATATCTTCACAATGTATGGCAATGGCTGTTTGAAGAATACCAACAGCAGATTTAACAGAACCCAACGACTCCAGAATCGAGCCTACAGGGAGATACAGCAACCTCAAAAGTTCAACATAATCATCATAGTCAAATTCTGAGCAGTGAATCTCAATGCAAGTACTAGAGTTTGGAAGGGAGACCCGACTGGCAAAGAACTTGCTTCTATTTATGAGAACGGCAGAGTGGGAGTAGAACCATTCCGGTCTTCCTTCTCTATTTTTCAAACGTATAATAATGTCACTAGTGTTCCGATCACCAAGTATGCAAGTCTTGGCTACTTTGGCTGTGTCCATGTGTGAAGAAGATGACAGCCAAATTCATACTTCATGAAATCTGAAGAACAAATCTTGCATTGAAGTGAAACTGTACATTGTAAAAAGATAGTAGTCAATCCAGTATCCACACAATTCCAtatctttgaaaaatatgaTTATCTTCCATAAAAGTATGacaagtttgattctttcaaacaataattttgttctGATATATATTTAGTATTGTGAAGAATAGAATAAAATTACATCCAATGGCAAATTCATACACATAAAGACTGCAACACTAGAACAAACGTAGCTCTCATTGTGCATATCTCCACGGGCATGACAAGAAGTCTCTCTACTAAATGTGAGTCACAAAAGGTCCTGCATTTGGGATAATGTACCTATGTTCCCTGCATGTATAAGTATGTTTTGAAACACATAAACTCAGGGCTACCTCAGGCCGGCTAACAATTAATCTTCGTAGATAGaaaattatcataaatttttcttattgCATTCCTTTGGTGTTATGCCTCCATACTAAAATGCTACTTAGCTGAATTGTTTCCACATCCACAAAGGCAGAAATACAACCCTTGTAATTTCAAAGGAAAGCTAGTGATTTGCCAATAAATTCATCATATTGTAACCACCACAGTGCAATCCTAAAGGGTTGTAAATTGCATAACTTACAAGAACATCTGGATTTATGATGTGCTTGCTAAAGATAACCCAACTTCCCTATGTTACTGACACAAACGCTAACAttataatgttaaaatttcactTTGCACCACTCTGGTGTTAACCAAATGGAACCCATGTATTGAAGCTATATTTCTAACAACACTGTCATTCTGattgaagtttaaaaaaaaataaaaaagatacaaGAATCAAACCTATGGCGTTTGTTTCATaataattgctctttatcattagcTCAAGACAACAATGGATTCCTTTTTAGTTTAGGCAGGATTCATCCACAAGAGACTTTCCAAGGTAAGCTATTTCCAACCCACAATTGAATTTAATACTCTACAAGGTGTACTCTATGGAGCAACCAATATCTGAAATTCTTGCACAGTGCATCTATATTATAGCAAGCTCACGcatcaatatttttatatttaaagcaTCTTGcatacaccaaaaaccaatctGTGTCTTGGCACGATAATAAACAACATAGAGCAAACCCCATAAGTCCAAATCCTATCATaccaatccaaaaaataatagtCTCATTctttataagtaaaatttttgaaatagaTTACTTGTTAAATGAGCAGTGAAGAAATCaatccatgattttttttattaaaaaaaaaattctcaatccGCTAATGAATATGAAATTATGTGTGATTGGGGATATGCCAATGTCTTTATAGAATAGTCATCCTTTATATTATACTCTCTCTGTCTGTCTCACAGGTGCACCTAGTATCATCAGCAATTAGAAACTACGCACATAATTAGTTGAACCTTGAAGAGAATGCTCAAGGCCCACCTCAGAAAGAAGCTAACTCATAGCATATAATCTTTTAATGCTCTTAATACTGAATGAACCTTACTATATCTCCTAAGTCCTGACCCTTTAGTCACTTTCGGCACAGCATACCATTCTACCATCCCCAGCAAATTCAGTTACTTTTATCACAAAATTGTCAGATATATTTCCATTTCGGAATCCAAAACTTAACAATATTATCCTAAACCATATCCAACCACAAATTTTCCACCCTTTCCCAATTCAACTACAAGCTTACTATATAAATTCAGCTCAACAAAGAGCAAAGCTCTAAGCCTCCAACCAGTATTTCTGCTCATcaaaaaaccataaaaagataaagataaaaataaaaataaaaaggctcCAAAAGAAAGTGTGCCCTAACCCCTAAACAAATTTAGTTACTTTTATCACAAAATTGCCTGGATTATTTCCATTTTAGCATCTAAAAATTAACAATGCTAGTCTGAACCAGGTCCAACCACTAATTTTTAATCCTTTCCCAATTCGATAGAAACTTACATAGCCAAAATTCAGCTCAACACAGAGTTAAGTTCCCAACACAGAGTGTGCCCTAGCCTCTATTCAAAATTCAGTTacgttttttttcttcagaataAGTTACAAATATCAGTTATTTTTATCACAAACTTGTCAAAAATTTCCCATTTTAGTATCTAAAAACTAACAACAGTATCCTGAAACATACCCACCTACTAAATTTTCATTCTTTCCCAGTTAAATTAAacacttatataaaaaattcagcTTAATGCATTGCTAAGGTCCAATACAAAGCATGCTTTTACCTCTATACAAATTCAGTTACTTTAATCACAAAATAATCAGGAATATTCCCATTTCATCGATCCAAAAACTAACAAGATTACCATGAACCATGTGCAACCACTGAATTTTGCAGTTTCCCAATTCCGCTAAAAGCTTACTAAATCCAAAATTCAGTTCAATACAAATCTCCATCCGAAATGGATTCAATCAAtagttcaaattaaatattacaaatctaataTGTATTTCAAATCACGAGGCACCATGTCATTATGTCAACCgttaaatacaagaaaataaaatcttaaccaTGAAATGAATCGACGATCCTATACAAGTTCAGTTACTTTCATCATAAAATCATTATAAACCAAGTGCAAGTACTAATTTTTCAAACTTTCCCCAATTTTACTAAAAGCTTTCACTATACATGTCAAAAATTTCAGCTCCACACAGACCTAAGCTTCCTAACCTATAcaagaattaacaaaaaaatccccaaattaACGAACCAAAAAACCTATTTCCAAATTAAGCTGAAAAAGATAAAATCAAATCCATGATTCAACTAATTAGCTCATCTAATCTCCCAAATCACAAAActaatacaaaaacaataatCCAAGAAGAGAATGAGAATGTAGGTGGTCCACACCAAGGGATGCAAACCCCATATTTCCAAATCCTATGCTATCATACCAAACCAAAAAACTATAATCTTATTctttaaaagtaaatttttttaaaaatagattacTTGTTAAATGAGCAGTGAAGAAATCAacccatgatttttttttttttttttttaaattattctcAATCTGCTAATGAATATGAAATTTATCTGTGTGATTGGGTATAtgccaaaaattcaaaatttgtacgaaaaaaaaaaacataaacccatttttacaatattccttCAGGGcaaaaattaatgcaatttGTGGGCattcatgaagaaaaaaatttttcCAAATGGGCAGTCTGTGAAAAATCTACTAACCTTGTAAAAGCACAGAACGAATAGGTCTAACCGTAGAGGATAATTCTACCACTTAGAAGTGATTTTAGAACAGGAATGATAAAATAAAGTACACATTTGAAACCCAGAGATGTTTGGGACTCTTTGAGTTCAACTTGCCTTTCTGAGAAACATGAAAAGCCAAAAGTTCCAAATGACAGATATGACCTTCTACTACATGCAAAATTATGGTTATTTTTTGCATTACCTTGTGGATTATGACTAAGTTCTAAGGGCATTTTTGTGCAACAAGACTGTGTTGGGACATTACCCTAAAATGGGTGACAAATGATTGGTTGAGACAACTGTTATTGTGTTTTACTAGATACTCATACTTGCTTTTTATCTTAACTAGGCAAggttaatagttttttttttgggagaaacgGCAAGGTTAATAACTTAATAGTTAACACCTGGATCCTACTAGGGTGAGAGGacaaattttaggaaaatactaaattcattataaattaaGCTGGTAATAAATATGATTAGTATCAAGTCCAAtacacaataattaaaaagcaaatttcattaattataacaccttaaattcaaacatatgattttattgatcattgaagcacaaataatattttcttttttgacaattaaattcaatgcaacTATCAGTTTTCATTTAATTGGGGAACCTAAGCTTtagcacataaaattatatcTAAGTCTTACCCAAAAATAAGaggttaaaattcaatttagtccttTCACTTTTATTTCAATTGTCAAATTAATCTTGaaagtttaatttttgtcaatttagtctccTATTTTATGAAATGGattaattttttccttctatttaaaattattagaaaataaaactatttaatcaattttcaaaataataataataataataataacaaatcttgtcaaacaataaaatatattaaatgatGAATCTCATGAATGCTTTTAGTTAAAGTttcaattaaaaagtaaaaatgtttaaatgaTGTTTGCTAATAGATTTTGGATGGAATGAGTAAATTCACTCCTTCTACCAAGTAAGGgtctaaattgacaaaaattaaatttaagacACTAACttaataattaaagtaaaagtGAAGgaactaaattaaattttagcatGATAAATCCACAAGttaccttatttatttatttaaaagttgaTGTATTAGTTTGCAAGGCTTATctagtaaaatttataacaattgtatcattttaaaatttacaaacaTCCTCCTTTTAATATCAAATTGatatctttctcaaaaaaaaaaaaaaatatcaaattgataTGGTAATGAATATGATTGGTGTCACATCAATAgcataataaatattttttttgttttgtttttaaaaattagcacaTCAATTTGTGGggtttatattaaaatttataataatgataattcagttctaaattttataaaaaccaTCATCCTTCATGTCATAAACTTGTATTGACTTTCTCCTATATAcgtacaggaaaaaaaaaacacatttccCCTTTTgtgatattatttattttattttattttatttatgtaatattattttattgagtttataaactttatattgtaaaataagttCCTTAGCccaaagggaaagaaattgTGAATAAAGTGACTCAAAAGTAGGATTAAATAGGCAACTTTTATTGCTTTTATGGGAAATTCATTTCGATTTGCTAACAATAAGGATGAAGAAAGTACAAAAAAGTTGCAACcttgctttcttttttcatgcaagttgcacaagttgtgtgtattttaaatataaattgaaGGAGATATCAAGATGCATGGAGACAATTAAATAGAATACTAATCCAAGTTGTGTCAAATGATCAATCTGCGTGCTTACTTTACAGAGATTCCGTACATACAAATGGAAATTTGTGGGCATCAATAAATAACAACTATATCCTCAGCTGCCCTAGATTCGATTGCCAAGATATTAAATTTGCTGTCACTACTCAATAGTACCCTCTTTTGCTGCGATTTTGTCTTTGCTCCAAGAtatgtaaatttattttcccTATAATTTGGCTCGTTGGATTGCCTTTTGTAACTGAGATGATCTGGATCGTGTATATCATCTACTTCCTTCTCTCTTGGGTTTTTTCATAGAGGTTAGAGAAGGATCAaagctctcttcttcttccaatTTTATCCTATACCTATAGCATATGCTGGGAATTTCTGCCAAATAAgagaaacaaaatgaaaatgaaaagcaaaaaatgtCAAAAGGGGGCAATTG
This genomic stretch from Castanea sativa cultivar Marrone di Chiusa Pesio chromosome 1, ASM4071231v1 harbors:
- the LOC142622543 gene encoding BTB/POZ domain-containing protein At3g05675, coding for MDTAKVAKTCILGDRNTSDIIIRLKNREGRPEWFYSHSAVLINRSKFFASRVSLPNSSTCIEIHCSEFDYDDYVELLRLLYLPVGSILESLGSVKSAVGILQTAIAIHCEDITQSCTQYLEAVPWDDKEEELIIKAVAKLGPMATPILARIQPVDASATKNVFVSAVRFAMSIGRPCPPFGDELKTSAQEQVEFMLGEDEDMPLITADDEVKSVVRIGLSNICSSFENGLSSLLLESSLVCDTAEDKILQTLSDIEWMCNILPKMDLMKDFVFKWAEISVRVLGIIEDEKLACVMWGLKVKLIQVTGKVLEAVGYGNVILPAPCRVQLLKTWLPYIRMIKPILDSKGNEDTEFPYMMTEDLCQSIEGAIVSLILSLPSNDQADILADWMKTEQLRFPDLTEAFEVWCYRTKSAKRRLVQGLDSINNATVSL